The DNA sequence CCTTTCTTAAAACATGAATTTGATACATATAAAAATCCCAAAGTGCCTGTCCAATTGCGTCACCAACTACTTGGTCCGTATTTTTGGCGGTAAATTCAGAAAGGTGTATTCCGGTCATCCAATCCATTGTGATGATTTTCTCTGACGAAAATTCAGGATAATAGTTTGGAAAAAGTATGTTTTCGATTTTACTGCAGGCTTCTACTACTTCCTGGCTTTGTTTTAATTCCAGTAAATAATTCGTTTCTTCGATCAGTTTATCTTCTACTTCTTTAAAATACTTATCAGAGTCTTTCCCTTGCAGATTAAACATTCTGATTGCAATGGGTTTTACCAAAGCCAAATCAGAAGAGATACTATTGGCCACTCCCGGATATTGAATTTTAACGGCAAGTTTTTTATTATTTTTCACCGCTAAATGCACCTGACCAATACTTGCGGCATTTACAGAATTAGCATTAAACTCATCAAAGATTTCATATGGTGTTTTTCCAAAATTCGTTTTAAATGTTTTCAGTACCAAGGGCGCAGAAAGCGGCGGTACAGAAAACTGAGACAACGAAAATTTCTCTACATAAGCCTGAGGCAGGAAATTCTTGTCCATACTCAGCATTTGCGCTACTTTCAGCGCACTACCTTTTAGACTTTTAAGTCCATCGTAAATATCTTCGGCATTATTTTCGTTTAGTTTGTCACGAGTCAGATCGGAATTCACCATTTTTTCGGCATAGTGCTTAATGTAGTTAACTCCTATTTTTGCACCGGTCTGAACCAATTTACCGGCTCTTTCTATTTTTGAGGTTGGGATATAATCGATTGTTTTCATTATCTGCTGTAAATTTTTTCTTTGAATAAAAATTTTCCAAAATCCAAAAGGTGATTCATTGGAGCTACATTCATTAACTCAAATGACGCATTAACCGATTTTTCGATAAAAATATCTGTTTTCTCAAAACCTGCAGAAGCATCACTCATCCAGAATTTCAGCGTTAACATCAATTGCAACCAAGCCGATTCCTGAATTGTTTTCTCTTGAAATTTCTGAAATCTCTCTTGTTCTAATCTATAATCATCCGTCAAAATTTCAGCAACGTATTCTTTAAAAGCTTCCCGAAGCGAAGTCAGCTGCACCAAATTTTTGATCGGATTAAGATCTGCTTTTAAGGTTTGCAAAACATAACTTCTGTTTGCCGTCAGAATTTCGAAAAAAGTAAAGTAAAAACTCAACATTTTATTTTTCATGTCATACTCCAAATAGTCTGTGTTTTTGTTTAACAAATCTATGGTGTTCACAAAAAACAATCTAAATATTTCTTTTTCTAAACTCTCGAGTGTTCCGAAAAAGGCATAAAATTCAGCCTCAGTAAAATCTTTCCCTTTTACAAAATGAAATACGGATGCTGGTCTTTTTCCTGCTTCTAAAACATCATTCATATAGATTGAAACAATATCATCTCTGGTAATTATTTTTTTCTTTGTTGCCATTTTATTAAATTTAGATTTTGCCTTAAAGGTAAACAATGTTTAAGTACCTTTATTTATGCGGAAACACAACACTATGTTAAATAAATGATAAATCAGATGTCTCAAAATGTACTCATTACCGGCGGAACAGGGTTTATTGGCAAATACCTGACTCAAGTACTGCTTGCCAATAATTTTACAGTGTCTATTTTAAGCCGTACTCCAAGAAAAAGCAGTGGCTTGATTACCTATTACCAATGGAATCCCGAACGTGATTACATTGAAGAGGATGCAATTCTCAATGCCGATTACATCATTCATCTGGCCGGTGAAGGAATTGTAGAAAAAAGATGGACCGCAAAACGCAAAAAAAGCATTTTAGAAAGTCGTACAAAACCAATAACCCTCATTCATTCTCTTCTAAAAAAACATAATAAATCATTAAATGCCTTTATCTCAGCCTCCGGAATTGGAATTTACGGAGCTAATACCAGTGAACAAATTTGCACAGAAGATACTCCGGCTGCCAACGACTTTTTAGGTTTAACCTGTCAGGAATGGGAGAAAACAGCAGACACCATCGGAGCATTAGGAATTCGGACGGTAAAAATCAGAACCGGAATTGTTTTTGGGAGAGCGGGAGGTTTTCTAAAAAAGATAACTCCGGGTTTCAAAGCCGGCTTCGGAACCATTTTAGGAAGTGGTTCACAGTATTTACCCTGGATACATATAGAAGACTTATCACAAATCTACTTAAAATCAATTCTCGATACCAAAATAGAAGGCCCCTATAATGCAGTGCTTACAGACGACACTACCCAATTAAAATTTTCAAAAACACTCGCCAACTTATATGGATATTCGATATGGCTTCCAAAAATCCCTCAATCATTGCTTAAAATTGTTTTAGGCGAAATGAGCGACGCTATTTTAAAGGGTCAAAGGGTTTCTTCTGAAAAAATACAACATACAGGTTTTGAGTTTCAATTTGCAACGTTGGAGACCGCTCTTTATGACTGTTTAAAATAAAACAAATCATTTCATAATACCACTCAAATCGGTTTGCACCGTTTTTGAAATTTTATTGGCTACTATATACGGGATTTCGATATTAAAATCAGCAACCGAAATCGGGAAATTTGAAATAATCTGTATGCCGTCAGGAACTTTCTTGATCAATGCTTTTACTGCAATTGCTCTGGATTTTCCATGCAGGTACAGTTTGCCTACAACATCGTATTCTTTTTCGTTTTCAGTAACCTCTTTCAAATCAAAATTTTGGATTTTGCCTTTAAAAACTGCTTTGGGGTAGCGGTGACTCTCGATATAATTTTCATTAAAATGTTCCTGCATTAAATCCATTTTAAACTGAAAATCTTTGATAACAACCGTGCAAACCAGTGTACTAGAATGGGATTCCAACACAATGATTGCAAGCTTATTTACTGCTTTCACTTCTTCAAAAAACGGAACGGAAGCTTGAAAATTTACAACGGCCGAACTGGTTTTGAATTTATCCTGTGCGAGTATAGAAAATGCAGTAAAAAGTAAAATAAGTAAAGTAGTTTTTTTCATAATCGTTATTATTTAAACAATTATGTCATTCGATTCTTTTTAATTTAAGAGGAGAAAAAAAACTGAACTTAAGTAAGTCTGAAAAAAATCAAATGGCAATACTCCGTGAAAATCTGGTAGCTGCAACCTTATACTTAAAATTACGAAATTATCTGCTATTTAGTTCTTGATTTACTGCTAAATATTTGTGAAATGTTTTACTGTTGTGAAGTGTGAAATTGTAAGATCTGAGATGGCTTTTGAAATTACGATCTACCTTTAACTAAGGCTTGAATCACATTGATAACAAAGACGAGCTGTGTGGCAACCATAGTCAAAACAGTTATAAAAATTCCTAACAACATTTTATCGTTAAAAGTCATACCTGCCGTATAAGATTCAATATCTCCGGGTGCCATTTCACGTTTGAGTTGAGAAAAAATCCAGATCAAAAGTAAACCGCCTACCGAAACAATAACATGTGTACTAATCTGCCATTTTATAAGGGGAAATTTTAATTTTATCAGAGCAAAGTAAAGGATTGCCAGGAAGGTATAAATAACAGACAACAACACCGCAAAATGCAAATAAGAAATAACATAGTAAGTATCGTGAATATTAATATCTAAAGTTTCTTCAGCATTTAAAAAACCGATTGCTAAAAAAATTACGATTAAGGTCAAAAAAATAAAATAGGGGTTCTTTTGTATGTACTCCATCAATGAGGAAAAATTATTATAATTAATTCAAGTTAGTAGTACTCTTATCTCTAAAATGAAACAAGTTATTAGGATTGTCAAAAAAAGTCTCACGCAGATTTTATTAGAATGAAATAAAAAAAATCCGCAAAATCTGCAGAATCTGCGTGAAAAAATAGCGTAATTTAATGACATTGAGCTAAAGCAGGAGGCTACTCAAATAGTAACAAATTCAAAAAGAATAATTAACTAACAACTTGAATTAATTAATACTCCTTATTCTTTAAACATTATCAGAAAGGTAACACCAGTAAATTTACCCTTGTACTTCGGTACAAATCTCAATTAGAAAGCCTTCTAAATCCCTTACGTAAGCCACAATTTGTCCCCAAGGTTTTTGTACGGGCTCTTTTACCAGTACTGCCCCAAAAGAAGTTGCTTTTTGAACTGTTCCGGCCACATCATCTGTCAGGAAGCCTAATTCGATTGCAAAAGGTTTTTCTTCTAAAGTACTTTCAATAAAACCGTCTTTTAAATTTTGAGCTGCCAGTTTTTTGGAAGCAAATGAAATGGTCGTCTCTCCGGTACTTAACTCCCCATAATCCTTCTCCGGAGTTATAAATTTCCTTGAAAACCCGAATGCATTTTCATAAAACACAATCGAAGTTTCAACATTATCCACATACAAAATCGTATAACCAAATTTTATCATTTTCCTTAAATTTAAATTAATGTAAAATCATTTTACATTTCACACTTTACATTTCGCAAAAAACCTATCCAATTTCCAGCAAGACGTTGTACTGCTCTAAACTGGCTAAATCTTCAATAGAACTTACATTGGTAACCTTAGCGTGTTCTTCTACCTCTCTTTTTGATTCAATCTGTTTGATCGCTTGTCTAAAACGACGCACTTCATCCAGACTAGACAAAATAAGTCCGGGAACCTTCACACTATTGCCTTCTTTGTCTTTGGCAACCATTGTAAAATAAGACGAATTACAATGTTTTATTACTCCGGTCTGAATATTTTCGGCTTCTACACGAATCCCTACAATCATAGAACTTCGGCCTACATAATTTACACAGGCTTTCATGGTTACCAATTCGCCAACTTCAATTGGTTTCAAAAAATTCACTGTGTCTACCGAAGCGGTAACACAATAATTCCCTGAGAATTTGGACGCACTGGCAAAAGCGATCTGATCGAGTAATCCTAAAATATATCCTCCGTGAATTTTTCCGCTAAAGTTAGTGTGAGACGGCAACATGAGCTCTGAAATGCTTATTTTAGAGGAGGAAACGGGCTTAAAATCTGGTATCATTGTATTTTATTTAAATTTAAATGGGGAATTTTCTTTTTTAACAGCGGTAACGAAAAAATGTGTATCACCCCACCAGCTAAAGGTTTTATAGCGTTCAACATAGGTTAATTTTACATACTGTCCCTCCAGTTTGTTCAAATCATCAATTACTTTTTGGTCACTGTCTAAAACGGAGAATCTAAAAATCTGCGAACCGGAAACGCCCTGACTGATTTCTCCTTCCCAGGTTTTCATGATTACACCTTTATGGCTCATCCTGATTAATTCTCCTGAACGATACCCGTTGCTATAAGGAACATAATATACAAAAGCAAAATAGCTTGCTAGAATCAATAGGCAACTTACAGCAATAATAATTAAAATTCTCTTCATATGACTTTAATTTAAAGATTGGTTTTCTTCTGAATTTGATGCTCTTGCAATAATATTCTCCGGAAGCGCTTTCTTGGCCTTCGCTCCCATTTTCTTTAATTTCTCAACACTGGTAATTAAATTTCCTTTTCCGTCAACCAATTTATTCATCGCGCTGTCGTACTCGGTTTTAGTATCCTTGATTTTGTTGCCGATTCTCACCAAATCAGAAACAAATCCTTCAAATTTATCGTATAACGCACCGGCTTGTCTGGCAATTTCGAATGCATTTTCCTGTTGCTTCTGGTTCGTCCACATACTGTCAATAGTGCGTAAAGTAGCCAACAAGGTACTTGGTGTTACGATTACAATATTCCTGTCGAATGCTTTATTGTACAGGGTTGGATCTTCGTTTAAAGCAATCGCGAAAGCGGGCTCTATCGGAATAAAAAGCAATACAAAATCGGGGCTCTCGATCTGATACAACTCATGGTAATTTTTACCTCCAAGCTGATCAACATGTCTTCTAATTGAATTGATATGCTCCTTAAGAAATTCGATTTTTAAAATTTCCGATTCTTCGTTGATCCATCTTTCGTAAGCAACTAATGAAACTTTAGAATCCACAATCATTTTCTTTCCATCGGGCAAGTTAATGACAACATCGGGATACACTCTTGCTCCTTCGGCAGTTGTAAAACTTTGCTGTACCTCATATTCACGTCCTTTTTCCAAGCCTGACTTTTCTAAAACACGCTCTAAGACTAACTCTCCCCAATTTCC is a window from the Flavobacterium cupriresistens genome containing:
- a CDS encoding ABC1 kinase family protein; this encodes MKTIDYIPTSKIERAGKLVQTGAKIGVNYIKHYAEKMVNSDLTRDKLNENNAEDIYDGLKSLKGSALKVAQMLSMDKNFLPQAYVEKFSLSQFSVPPLSAPLVLKTFKTNFGKTPYEIFDEFNANSVNAASIGQVHLAVKNNKKLAVKIQYPGVANSISSDLALVKPIAIRMFNLQGKDSDKYFKEVEDKLIEETNYLLELKQSQEVVEACSKIENILFPNYYPEFSSEKIITMDWMTGIHLSEFTAKNTDQVVGDAIGQALWDFYMYQIHVLRKVHADPHPGNFLVDDQNHLIALDFGCMKQIPEEFYVPYFELINKNVITDETLFNQKLFELEILRPDDSPSEIEYFTEMFHDLLSLFTRPFQNETFDFADETFFDSIAKLGERFTNDTNLKKMNGNRGSKHFIYMNRTFFGLYNLMFDLKAKITVENYLKY
- a CDS encoding TetR family transcriptional regulator C-terminal domain-containing protein, with amino-acid sequence MATKKKIITRDDIVSIYMNDVLEAGKRPASVFHFVKGKDFTEAEFYAFFGTLESLEKEIFRLFFVNTIDLLNKNTDYLEYDMKNKMLSFYFTFFEILTANRSYVLQTLKADLNPIKNLVQLTSLREAFKEYVAEILTDDYRLEQERFQKFQEKTIQESAWLQLMLTLKFWMSDASAGFEKTDIFIEKSVNASFELMNVAPMNHLLDFGKFLFKEKIYSR
- a CDS encoding TIGR01777 family oxidoreductase, translating into MINQMSQNVLITGGTGFIGKYLTQVLLANNFTVSILSRTPRKSSGLITYYQWNPERDYIEEDAILNADYIIHLAGEGIVEKRWTAKRKKSILESRTKPITLIHSLLKKHNKSLNAFISASGIGIYGANTSEQICTEDTPAANDFLGLTCQEWEKTADTIGALGIRTVKIRTGIVFGRAGGFLKKITPGFKAGFGTILGSGSQYLPWIHIEDLSQIYLKSILDTKIEGPYNAVLTDDTTQLKFSKTLANLYGYSIWLPKIPQSLLKIVLGEMSDAILKGQRVSSEKIQHTGFEFQFATLETALYDCLK
- a CDS encoding YceI family protein, producing MKKTTLLILLFTAFSILAQDKFKTSSAVVNFQASVPFFEEVKAVNKLAIIVLESHSSTLVCTVVIKDFQFKMDLMQEHFNENYIESHRYPKAVFKGKIQNFDLKEVTENEKEYDVVGKLYLHGKSRAIAVKALIKKVPDGIQIISNFPISVADFNIEIPYIVANKISKTVQTDLSGIMK
- a CDS encoding cbb3-type cytochrome c oxidase subunit I: MEYIQKNPYFIFLTLIVIFLAIGFLNAEETLDINIHDTYYVISYLHFAVLLSVIYTFLAILYFALIKLKFPLIKWQISTHVIVSVGGLLLIWIFSQLKREMAPGDIESYTAGMTFNDKMLLGIFITVLTMVATQLVFVINVIQALVKGRS
- a CDS encoding VOC family protein; its protein translation is MIKFGYTILYVDNVETSIVFYENAFGFSRKFITPEKDYGELSTGETTISFASKKLAAQNLKDGFIESTLEEKPFAIELGFLTDDVAGTVQKATSFGAVLVKEPVQKPWGQIVAYVRDLEGFLIEICTEVQG
- a CDS encoding acyl-CoA thioesterase, translated to MIPDFKPVSSSKISISELMLPSHTNFSGKIHGGYILGLLDQIAFASASKFSGNYCVTASVDTVNFLKPIEVGELVTMKACVNYVGRSSMIVGIRVEAENIQTGVIKHCNSSYFTMVAKDKEGNSVKVPGLILSSLDEVRRFRQAIKQIESKREVEEHAKVTNVSSIEDLASLEQYNVLLEIG
- the rmuC gene encoding DNA recombination protein RmuC produces the protein MFDFFPLLLVFPLALFLGIYLGKLLFSARAQSEKVSLNERLNAAVNQLQAQKEQFEKERNHLEKQFHLNNSEKENIRTEKDSLAIQLSKKEVDFENLWERHKEQKNEITELQEKFTKEFENLANKILEEKSAKFTEQNSENMKSILLPLQDKIQVFEKKVEQTHKESIDYHAALRQQIIGLSELNAQMSKETLNLTKALKGDSKMQGNWGELVLERVLEKSGLEKGREYEVQQSFTTAEGARVYPDVVINLPDGKKMIVDSKVSLVAYERWINEESEILKIEFLKEHINSIRRHVDQLGGKNYHELYQIESPDFVLLFIPIEPAFAIALNEDPTLYNKAFDRNIVIVTPSTLLATLRTIDSMWTNQKQQENAFEIARQAGALYDKFEGFVSDLVRIGNKIKDTKTEYDSAMNKLVDGKGNLITSVEKLKKMGAKAKKALPENIIARASNSEENQSLN